In the genome of Schistocerca piceifrons isolate TAMUIC-IGC-003096 chromosome X, iqSchPice1.1, whole genome shotgun sequence, one region contains:
- the LOC124721916 gene encoding proteoglycan 4-like, with the protein MAASQTGLSASVSTAKTDQSEDNEAKEDQKTHTQSAETKEHGSESTYHENPNQESKNVNTPENKETGLEEKLTSEDNKETTKLGEMESKSLSEVHDTKASTDLDSDDRKLVGDNRSKTKSVGGGETIKEAESSESKTALSLETTKDDSEEASVSARNIESKETEDDTKKIPDDKHSEKEVGEDPKDSPAGISDGKTERTVGAEKSSETPGDKGGEDTAPSKDDGIKSDIQNVAADEDTVSKDAGVAVGTESQITENPENKGADNVVGMADDKDEVCAKKSDDTSAADNKEATEQTKEDKNEPGKEPDAEPEEPLVPKIPNGVASKGKGRRKGTPKRAVPDDTPEPSTSSAETKSTRTQPAKKETAQPSSKKRKAPEEQRAQPTRRSKRRKVHGWGAKRKTRSLRDQ; encoded by the coding sequence ATGGCAGCCTCACAGACAGGTTTGTCTGCAAGTGTATCAACAGCAAAAACTGATCAATCTGAGGATAATGAGGCTAAGGAAGATCAGAAAACACACACTCAAAGTGCTGAAACAAAAGAGCATGGCTCAGAATCTACATATCACGAAAACCCTAACCAGGAGTCAAAGAATGTCAATACACCGGAAAACAAAGAAACTGGGCTAGAAGAAAAATTGACCAGTGAAGATAATAAGGAGACTACCAAGTTAGGTGAAATGGAATCTAAGTCACTATCAGAAGTTCATGATACGAAAGCCAGTACAGATCTTGACAGTGATGACAGAAAGTTAGTAGGTGATAACCGTAGCAAAACAAAATCAGTTGGAGGTGGTGAAACTATAAAAGAAGCTGAAAGTTCAGAAAGTAAGACAGCCCTCAGCTTAGAGACCACAAAGGATGACAGTGAGGAAGCATCTGTGTCAGCAAGGAATATAGAAAGCAAGGAGACAGAGGATGATACAAAGAAGATTCCAGATGACAAACATTCAGAAAAGGAGGTGGGCGAGGATCCCAAAGACAGCCCAGCAgggatttcagatggtaagacagagagaaCTGTTGGTGCAGAAAAGAGTTCTGAAACCCCAGGAGATAAAGGGGGAGAGGATACTGCACCTAGTAAAGATGATGGAATAAAGAGTGACATACAGAATGTTGCTGCAGATGAAGACACAGTTAGCAAAGATGCAGGGGTAGCTGTAGGAACTGAAAGTCAAATCACGGAAAATCCAGAGAATAAGGGAGCTGATAATGTTGTGGGTATGGCAGATGACAAAGATGAGGTGTGTGCAAAGAAAAGCGATGACACATCTGCAGCTGATAATAAAGAAGCCACTGAAcagacaaaagaggacaagaatgaACCTGGCAAGGAGCCTGATGCAGAGCCAGAAGAACCCCTAGTACCTAAAATTCCAAATGGTGTTGCTTCGAAAGGTAAAGGCAGACGCAAAGGGACTCCAAAGAGAGCAGTACCAGATGATACACCCGAACCATCTACATCGTCTGCTGAAACAAAATCTACACGAACACAACCAGCTAAGAAGGAAACTGCACAGCCATCATCTAAAAAGCGAAAGGCACCAGAAGAACAACGTGCACAACCGACAAGGCGCAGCAAACGCAGGAAGGTCCACGGCTGGGGAGCAAAGCGCAAAACCAGATCTCTTAGAGATCAATGA